A window of Diadema setosum chromosome 2, eeDiaSeto1, whole genome shotgun sequence contains these coding sequences:
- the LOC140238758 gene encoding 5' exonuclease Apollo-like translates to MNGRVITGTPIAVDFWQLRKCASSKLFFLSHAHSDHTQGLTSTWRMPIYCSELTGKIVVARCGVVEELIRPLTVGEAHIIPLDEERKETMTVTLIDANHCPGATMFLFEGYFGRFLYTGDFRYQPVMSKNDLLALQRPVDRLYLDNTYNHSSFEFPSEADCRLAIMKVIGDHPYVDVVIGMHQLGKEDLLEDIAAFLDEEIQVTPERMALLKLIGCKPVFTTEKRRITVVQQHTVSWSAVERWNDIFPTIVIIPSAIFGTHRKSILTDHPNVFIIPYSSHSSYSELENFVRRVKPKKIIPVVNPSTSKRGEKCVNDVSNFDQYLDRSPTHTFSIPQCVQDTMNGKGFCDAPSLDVPVVRKRASFQGRRRVTAKCAKGVVFEDEEEDVIVNEPGGDSHDPTKTMTPTEDGTDVQTLQRPDGTNRLSSPCETRDKSPAERHGPYKDSAKIRMGKEVNLHTIVHRLSCCDKSSRTCLSQTRTKLRVNGCTDTSSKTEKATASLINDAVRLGTSSPHKESVANQNLCAKERRVAGVSTWLRGDYRSKCYEAFEEFYKKTSATSAGTDT, encoded by the coding sequence ATGAATGGGAGAGTCATCACAGGAACGCCAATTGCTGTAGACTTCTGGCAGCTGCGGAAATGTGCATCAAGCAAGCTTTTCTTCCTTTCGCATGCCCACTCGGACCATACCCAGGGCCTCACATCCACATGGAGAATGCCCATCTATTGCTCTGAGCTCACTGGCAAGATAGTGGTGGCTAGGTGTGGAGTGGTTGAAGAATTGATCAGACCCCTTACTGTAGGAGAGGCGCACATCATTCCCCTGGatgaagaaaggaaggagaCTATGACAGTGACACTTATCGATGCTAATCACTGCCCAGGAGCCACCATGTTCTTGTTTGAGGGATACTTTGGACGGTTCCTCTACACTGGGGACTTCCGCTACCAGCCAGTCATGTCCAAAAATGATCTTCTGGCACTGCAGCGGCCGGTCGACAGATTGTATCTAGATAACACATATAATCATTCTAGTTTTGAGTTTCCAAGTGAAGCTGACTGCAGGCTTGCAATTATGAAGGTTATTGGAGATCATCCATATGTAGATGTAGTCATTGGCATGCACCAGTTAGGCAAAGAGGACCTCCTCGAAGACATCGCTGCATTTCTGGATGAAGAGATTCAGGTAACTCCTGAGAGAATGGCCTTGCTGAAACTGATAGGATGCAAACCTGTGTTTACAACAGAGAAGAGGCGCATCACGGTGGTACAGCAACACACCGTTTCATGGTCTGCTGTGGAGCGTTGGAATGACATCTTCCCAACCATAGTCATTATCCCATCTGCCATCTTTGGGACCCATCGTAAAAGCATCCTCACAGATCATCCGAATGTTTTCATCATCCCTTACTCCAGTCACTCATCCTATTCTGAGTTGGAAAACTTTGTCCGTCGGGTGAAACCCAAGAAAATCATTCCAGTTGTGAACCCTTCCACGTCCAAAAGAGGGGAAAAGTGTGTGAATGATGTGAGCAACTTTGACCAATACCTTGACCGATCTCCAACCCATACATTCAGTATTCCCCAGTGTGTGCAAGACACCATGAATGGCAAAGGTTTTTGTGATGCTCCCAGCCTTGATGTGCCTGTTGTTAGGAAGCGAGCTTCTTTCCAAGGCAGGAGGCGTGTCACTGCCAAGTGTGCCAAAGGTGTGGTGTttgaagatgaggaggaagatgtCATCGTTAATGAGCCGGGTGGTGACAGCCACGATCCGACCAAGACAATGACTCCAACAGAGGATGGCACTGATGTCCAGACATTGCAGCGACCGGATGGAACCAATAGGCTCTCATCTCCTTGTGAGACCAGGGATAAATCCCCCGCTGAAAGGCATGGACCATACAAAGACTCTGCAAAGATTCGCATGGGAAAGGAAGTTAATCTCCATACAATAGTCCATCGTTTGTCATGCTGTGACAAAAGCAGTAGAACTTGTCTCAGTCAGACTAGGACAAAGTTGAGAGTAAATGGTTGTACAGACACAAGCAGCAAGACAGAAAAAGCCACCGCTTCTCTCATTAATGATGCGGTTAGGCTGGGTACATCCTCTCCACACAAAGAAAGTGTTGCAAATCAAAACCTGTGTGCAAAAGAAAGGAGAGTTGCTGGCGTTAGTACTTGGCTAAGAGGAGACTATCGATCAAAGTGTTACGAGGCTTTCGAAGAGTTCTACAAAAAGACTTCAGCAACGTCTGCTGGTACTGATACATAG